The genomic DNA CACCATCGGCGTGCCCGCGGCCGAAGCAGCCGAAGCCGCGCTGGCATTCCCGGCTGCCCACAACGGGGCAGCCACCGTGGCGATGCATGCCAGCATGCCCGCCTTGATCAGAACCTTCTTCAAACCCATCACTCCAGAGCATCCACGGCGAGTCTTCCGCCATGGGCATATCGGGGAACCGTCCGCCGCTAGCGATCCTTGCCATGGGTGCCACGGCGCCCGGAACGGTTGCGCATCAGCTCCAGCTGGAGCAGTGCATCCGCAAGCATACTCTTGAGCCTGGCGTTCTCTTCCTGCAGTTCGCGCAGCTTGCGCCCGTCGCGGGCCTCACTGGTGCCCGGCGCGCCGTAGCGGCTGCGCCATCCGTAGAACGATGCATCGCTGAAGCCATAGCGCGCGCACAGCTCGCGCACCGGCACGCCGCTGGCGGCCTCGGCCAGGTAAGCGCGGATCTGTTCTTCCGAATACCGTCTGTTCACGAATCTCTCCGCTTCGCAACGGCGGGGCCCTGGCGTCGCACAGCCAGCCGGCGACGCCAACCGTGCCGACTCTGGCCGTAAGTTAGCCCAGGGCCGCGGCAAAAGGCAATTCAGTGTCTTCGCAGTGCGAGTTAAGAAAATTGTCGCGGCGCGCCGGTTGCACCCATTGGCATGCGCAACCAAATTTCGTTATTCCAATTTGGAAATAACGTGGACTGATTGCATGCAAATGTCACCCAAGCGGGGGATGAAATATTGTCGAAGGCACCGGTATTTTACGCCAGAGCTGCCCGCAAACGGCGACGGCAAGCCATGTCTGCGACGCGATACAAAGTCCTGAACAGGATTTGGCAGGTCTGTCATCAAATCAAGTTTCTATGACTTTTTCTAACCATGTATTAAGATTCCTCGGCATAACTAAATTTCGGACTCCTTCGCACGGCGCACATTCAACGCCGGCAGAAGCGCGGCCCGGCAGTGGGCACCATCGAGCCGTCGTGTAGTACGCTGGCGCCGATCCTGACCGCCGGCATGCGCCTGAGTTGATGGTTCAAGGAAGCGCTACGCTGTTGGTTGAAAGCAAGCCGGACACCAGCTTGTCACGCGGGTAGTGAAGCATCCTGCTGGAGTATTTGCGCGCGGGACTTCGTACTGGTGAAACCAGTTTCGCGCGGCGTGGCGCCGATCGCGAGCATCGGTGGCAACAGCACCGCGGTGTGCCCGGTTTCAGGCGCGCCATGAAGGGCGCATTGCAGTTTGCATCGGACCGACAAAAAAACAAGAAGGCGAAGTCGCGTATCAGGAGAAGTCGGAATGCGTCATGTCAGCACGAAGTTGTTGCATGTCTTTGTCCTGGTCATGGAGTACCGTGACCTGAGCGCAGTTGCGGCTTGCACCCAGGGACGCGTGCCCACCGTGGCCTACAGCCTGGCGCGCTTGCGCGAGATCACCGGCGACCCCTTGTTCGTCAAGCGCAACGGCATGCTCGAACCCACGCCGCACGCGCTGCGCCTGGAACAGACGGCGCGCCAGATCCTGGCGAAATGGAACCACCTGGTGCGGCCGGGCGAACCCGGCCCGAGCAAACGCCGCGAAGGCGGCAGACGCGTCTCCATCGGCTTTTCTTCATCGATCGGCGACCCCGTCATCACCGAGATCCTGACCGCACTGTGCGAGCAGTTTCCGCAAGACAGCTTTGTCACTCGCCCGGTGATTGCCGACGCCGCCCTCGCCGGCCAGCTGAGCGACGGCGAACTCGACTGCGCCTTCGTCGTCGACAGCGGACATGATCCCGGACGCGTGCGCCAGCACAACATCATGGCCACGCCGCGCCGGCTGGTCAGCGCCACGCGCGGCGGCAGCCAGGATGAAAGCGAGAGCGCCTGGATCCTGTTGCAGGAAGACAGCGAAGCCGGCAGTCCGCTGCGTGCCTTCCTGAGCCGGCAGGCCGGCACGCCCGGCCATCGCGAGACGGTGGTGCCTTCCTGGCATACGCAGATCACGCTGCTGCATTCCGCCGGCGGCATCTGCCCGGTGCTGGATTTCAACGTGCCGCTGGTCACGCGCGAGCGCAAGACCCGGCTGCTGGCACCGCCCAGCAGCTTTCCCGAATGGGCCGCCCTGCATTTCTGGGGACCCGAGCGCAACAGTGACCAGGGCGTGCTGCACGAGGTCATGGAAGTCGGCAGCGCCGTGCTGCGCGACCCGCTCAAGGCCATCGACGGGCGCCGCAACGGCCGTCCCGCGGTCCCGGCCGAGGCCGCGACGACCTGACACCAGGCGCGCTGCCAGCATGCAAGGCCGCTGTCCGCCGCAAGGCGGCAGCGGCCTTTCTTGTCACGGAACAATGTCACCGATCGTTATCGGCGAGCGTTGTCGGGATCGGCGACAGCCATGCCGTTTATCACCTTGCCGGGACGGATCTCCGAGCAACCGGCCCGCGCTGCACTAGCGCGCTGGCTGGCCAGGGATCTTTTCGGGCAATGATTTACGAATCCTCCTAGTTCCGCCGCACTGACTCACCGCTATGCTGCCATGGCATTGCCGCGGTCCGACCGTCTCCCGTCTGGCCCGGGCCGGCGGTAATGCGAGCAGTTGTCCGGCGCCTCCATGTCTGGCGTCATTTTTGCGCCGCACGTCGCCCAGGCGTGCGGCGTTTTCTTGACGTTGCCGAGGGCTGCGCCGCCTGAACAAGAATCGAGGAGCAACCCGATGGCATTGAGGATCCTGCTCGCCGACGACCACCCGCTGGTCTCGGCGGCCGTCGCCGACCGCTTGCACACCCAGACCGGCTGGGAAGTCTGCGGCAGCGTGACCAGCGCGACGGCGCTGCTCAACAGCATCGACAGCCTGCGCCCCGACGTCGTCATCACGGACTACCACATGCCGGCGCAGGGCGAACGCAACAGCGACGGACTGCGGCTGCTGGCGAGCCTGCGGCGGCGGCATCCGTCGATGGCGGTGATCGTGCTGACCATGATCACCAACCCGCTGGTGCTGCGCTCGATCCTCGACACGCAGGTGCACGGCCTGGTGCTGAAGGATGCGCCGCTGACCGAACTGGTCACGGTGGTGTACCGCATCCAGCAAGTCGGCCATGGAAGTGCTGTCGCAGGCTGACCCCAGCAGCCTGGCGGGCGCGGACCGCCTGTCGCGGCGTGAAATGGAGGTATTGCGGCTATACCTGACCGGGCGCTCGGTCAGCGAGATCGCCATCCAGCTGTGCCGCAGCGTCAAGACCATCAGCCGGCAGAAGAACTGCGCCATGCAGAAACTCGGCGTCACCAACAACCGCGAACTGTTCGAGTTTGCCGCGCTCAACGGCCTGCTGCTGAGCGGTTGAGCGGCTGAGCGCAACGCCGCCGCGGCATCAGGCCACGTCGGCCTGCTCCGCCGCGCGGGCCTGCGCGTGCGCGATGCCCGCCTCGAGGCGCGCCAGGCCGCGCGACAGTTCGCGCATGGTGGTGGGCGAGACCTCGGACAGCACATCCTCGAGAAAGGCCGAGCGCAGCGGCATGGCGCGCGCCACCACCTCGCGTCCGGCCGGCGACAGCGTGACATGGGTCACGCGGTTGTCGCGCTCGGAGGTGCTGCGCTCGACCCAGCCCAGTTCCTGCATGGCCTTGAGCTGGCGCGTCAGCGCACCAGGGTCCATGACGACCAGGTCGGCCAGTGCCTTCTGGCCGATGGCGCCCTCCTGGTGATGCAGCGCATGCAGGATGCGCCAGCGCGGCAAGGGCAGTCCCATGCGCTGCTCGAACGCCCCCGCATAGGCGCGGTAGGTCCGGCCGAACTGCTGCAATACGGCCACGCTCTGTCGCTCCAGTTCCATCCATTCTCCTCAGGGTAAGTTGCCGGCATCATTCCGCCGCCATCGCCGGCGCGGAGCTGCGGGTCAGCTTGATCGACGGCACCTGGCGCGCGCACCAAACGCCCAGCGCGGCCGCCGCCCCGGCCACTACCAGGCCCAGGTGGATGGACCCCACCAGCGACATGCGCGCCTGCTCCAGCAGCAATGCGCCATTGTGCCCGGCCTGCTCCAGCTGGCCCAGCAGCGCCAGCTGCGACGCCTTGTCGATCAGCACCTGCGGGTCCGCCATGCGTGACGCCCACTGGCTGGCATGGGCGCCGGACAGCGCCTGTTCAACGCCGCCGGTGTAGCTGCGCGTCACCAGCGTGCCCACGATCGCGGTGCCGACCATGCCACCGACCATGCGCAGCGATTGCAGCATGGCCGTGGCGATGCCGAGGTGCTCGCGGCCCGCGGTCTGCTGCGCGAACACCGTCAGGTTGGGCATGATAAAGCCGAGGCCCAGGCCGCCGACCAGCATGATGGCCATCAGCACGCCATGCGGCATGCCGCGGGTGGCCTGCGACAACCCCAGGCAGGACAGTGCCAGCATGCCGAAGCCGGCATAGAGCATATTGTTCGGGCGCGGGATGCGCGTCACGATGCGGCCATTGAGGATGCTGCCCACGGTGATGCAGACCACCAGCGGCGTGATCAGCACGCCGGCCTGCTTCGGCGAGTAGCCGAACCCGCCCTGGAACAGCAGCGGCGCATACAGCAACAGCGCGAACATGGTAAAGCCGGTGAACACCGCCAGCTTGAACAGCGGCGCCAGCCCGGGATCGCGGAACATTTCGACCGGCAGGATCGGATTGGCGCAGCGCCGCTCCCACTGCCACAGCGCTGCCAGCGCCATCGCCGCCAGCACGAGCAGCCCCGCGGTATAGGCGTCGAGGCCACGCGCCGGCAACAGTTCCACGCTCATCTGCATGCTGCCGAGGCCGGCCGCGATCAGCAGCGCCCCCAGCCAGTCGACGCGAATCGGCCCGCGATGCGCCTGCTGGCGCAGATGCGGCAGGTAGCGCCAGGCAAACCACAGTCCCAGCACGCCCACCGGCAGGTTGACGTAGAACACCGCGCGCCAGCCATACCACTCCGTCAACAGGCCGCCCAGCGACGGTCCGACCGCATTGGCAATGCCGAACGCCGCGCTCAGCATCACCTGCCAGCGCAGCCGCACGTGCGAATCCGGAAACAGGTCGGCGATGCAGGCAAAGGCCGTACCGACCAGCATGCCGCCGCCAATCCCCTGCAGCGCGCGCGCGCCCACCAGGAACGGCATGTTCGGCGCCATGCCGCACAGCGCCGAGGCCACCGAGAACATCACGATCGAGGCCAGCACGAATGGCTTGCGTCCGTAATAGTCTCCAAGTCGGCCGAACACCGGCACGGTGATCACCGAGGTCAGCAGGTAGGCCGTGGCCACCCATGCGTAGTACTCGAACCCCTGCAACTCCGCCACCACCGTGGGCAGCGCCGTACCCACCACGGTCTGGTCCAGCGCCACCAGCATCACCACGAAAGCCACGCCCAGCATGGCCAGCAGCGATTCGCGAAAGGGCAGGACCTGGCCGGGGGGCTGGAGACTATGTGGCTCGGAGCTCATTTTATTGCTCGATCAATCGTTGCACTGTCAATGATTATAGGGCAAGTTCCGCTGCCTTGCCGTCGCAGGCGCGGGTGTCATGCCAGCGCGCCGCACCGCAAGCTGGCTGCCCTAAACCAACAGGGTGGCGGCCGCCCAGATGATCAACAGGGCCCCCAGCACGCGGCCGGCACGCTCGCCACCGGGCAGGATTTTTTCGATGAAGACCACCAGGGACAGCGCCGCGATCCACACGATGTTCATGATGCCGCCGACGAACAGCAATGCCATCAGCATCCAGCAGCAACCCACGCAGTAGGCGCCGTGGCGCAGGCCGAGCACGAAGCTGCCGGCAACCCCGGGACGCCAATGCGCGACCAGGAAGGTCGCCGGCGCGCGGCACTGTGCCAGGCAAGCGCGCTTGATCGGCAAAAACTGATAGACGCCCGCCGCGAGCAGCACGCTCGCGGAAAGGAGGGCGCTCTTCGACCACAGCATCATTGCCGAAATCAGGCCGGTCGGTTGCAGCGCCAGCTGCAGCAATGCCGCGCCGATGGCAAACCCGAGCCATGCGGTGAGGTAGCCGGCCAGCAGAAGCACCGAAGTGGCAGCAGGCCCGCCCGCGGAGGTGCCGTGATGCCGCAATACCCGCCGATACAGCAGCACGACCGGCGCCGCGCTGGGTGTCATCATCGCGATCATCATCACCCACCACATGAGGATGACGGTGACCAACGGCGTATCCATGCCAGCGACATCGCCTGGCAGCCGATGCGGGAAAAGCGTGACCGCGGTCATGTCGAGAGCGGACATGCCGGTGCCCGCCCCCGCCCACAGGTAGCCCCACGACAACGCGACAATGGCGACGATGCCCAGCGAGGTGATGGCGCGCTCGCGTCCGAGGACGTTGTCGAGACGGCTCATGCGGCAGTGCGATGCCGGATCAGTCCCTGGTTGTTCATGTGCAATCGTGCGAACTGCGCATAGGTGCCATTGAGCTCCAGTGCGATATTGCCTTGCGAGCGGCTGGTGCCGGAGCCGATCTCGGCAAGCTCGTACTCGAAGCCGTGCGGCAGGTCGATGCGGGCGCGATGGTCGGCGCCGGTCACCGGGTTGCGGATCGGTTCGCCGACGGTGTCGAACACACCTTCGACATGGATCCGGCCGCGGCGGGCATCGACGTCGACGTCAAAGTCAATCCTCGTGAAGATCGGATCGAAGGCTTGCTCGAGCGTCGACGCAAATACCGCGAACATGGTCGCGAACGGCTCGGTGTCCTGCCCGGTCATGATCTTCAGGACGGCTTCGCGCTGGTCCGGGGTGGCCCGTTCGTCGACGATCGGCTGACACTTGCCCTTCCCCTCGTGGATCGGGCCGGGCCACTGGAACACCACCGCGATGTTGAGGCCATCGAGTCGCACCTCGCCATAGTAGCCGTCGCTGATCGAGATCGCGCCCATCGCTTCGCAGAAGCCCTTGGTCGGCAGCGCGTTGAACTGGCATGGGCAACCGTACGCGCAATTGCAGTTGATCAGCTCGGTGCCTTGGATTTCCCAGGGGGTCATGGCAGTTCTCCTTGCGCTTGACGTCTTGAGCGCCTGCTTATCGTCCCCGCACGATGGGCAGCCTGGCTTGAATCTAGTGTGCAGCAAGAGGAAGTCAAGACGGCATCCGCGCCGGCATGTGCGTTCGGCTACCGTCAACCTTGCGATGTACCATCGCTGGCAACCGAGGTTCCCATGCCTGCACCGATGCGGAAGTGCCTGTGGTGGTACAAGGGCCCGCAGGCCCCTGGGTTCATTCGGGTTGAATACCCGCTTGCTTCACCAGATTCCCCCAGCGCTCGACCTCGGTGCGCAGCCGGTCGCCCAGTTGGGCGGGGGTGGACGCTTTCAGGTCGATGCCCTGGCTGTCGAGCCGGGCTTTGGTCTGCGGATTCGCCAGCGCCGCGCGGACTTCGTCGGCAAGCCTGTTCACCACCGCCGTCGGGGTCCGCGCCGGCGCGACCAGGGCCCACCACTGGCTGACCTGCATGCCAGGCAGTCTGGCCTCGGCGGCGGTCGGCACGCCGGGCAGCGCAGCCACGCGCACCGGGCCCGTCACCATCAACGCCGAGATCTTGTTGCCGCCATGCAGGCTGCTGCCGCTTGCCAGGGTGGCGAAATGCCCCTTGACCAGCTGCGCGGAGACATCGGTCAGCGCCGGCGCCGAGCCGCGGTACGGCACGGGGTCGACCGGGATACCGGCCTGGCCTTCCAGCATCTTGGCGGCCAGGTGGCTGATCGAGCCATTGCCGCTGGTGGCCAGCTGCAGCGGCGTTCCGGCCTTGCGCGAGTCCGCCAG from Cupriavidus taiwanensis includes the following:
- a CDS encoding tripartite tricarboxylate transporter substrate binding protein; this translates as MKLRYLLTAITCCLAAHMPPALAAYPEKPVRLVVPWAAGGSTDALARAVAQRMSESMGQPVVVDNRAGASGRIGADTLAKSAPDGYTLGVIELAHTVAPSVFRQMPYDVLRDFTPVSLLGEAPLVLFADSTQYRAGEIQRFLADSRKAGTPLQLATSGNGSISHLAAKMLEGQAGIPVDPVPYRGSAPALTDVSAQLVKGHFATLASGSSLHGGNKISALMVTGPVRVAALPGVPTAAEARLPGMQVSQWWALVAPARTPTAVVNRLADEVRAALANPQTKARLDSQGIDLKASTPAQLGDRLRTEVERWGNLVKQAGIQPE
- a CDS encoding LysR family transcriptional regulator yields the protein MRHVSTKLLHVFVLVMEYRDLSAVAACTQGRVPTVAYSLARLREITGDPLFVKRNGMLEPTPHALRLEQTARQILAKWNHLVRPGEPGPSKRREGGRRVSIGFSSSIGDPVITEILTALCEQFPQDSFVTRPVIADAALAGQLSDGELDCAFVVDSGHDPGRVRQHNIMATPRRLVSATRGGSQDESESAWILLQEDSEAGSPLRAFLSRQAGTPGHRETVVPSWHTQITLLHSAGGICPVLDFNVPLVTRERKTRLLAPPSSFPEWAALHFWGPERNSDQGVLHEVMEVGSAVLRDPLKAIDGRRNGRPAVPAEAATT
- a CDS encoding MarR family winged helix-turn-helix transcriptional regulator — encoded protein: MELERQSVAVLQQFGRTYRAYAGAFEQRMGLPLPRWRILHALHHQEGAIGQKALADLVVMDPGALTRQLKAMQELGWVERSTSERDNRVTHVTLSPAGREVVARAMPLRSAFLEDVLSEVSPTTMRELSRGLARLEAGIAHAQARAAEQADVA
- a CDS encoding MFS transporter, which codes for MSSEPHSLQPPGQVLPFRESLLAMLGVAFVVMLVALDQTVVGTALPTVVAELQGFEYYAWVATAYLLTSVITVPVFGRLGDYYGRKPFVLASIVMFSVASALCGMAPNMPFLVGARALQGIGGGMLVGTAFACIADLFPDSHVRLRWQVMLSAAFGIANAVGPSLGGLLTEWYGWRAVFYVNLPVGVLGLWFAWRYLPHLRQQAHRGPIRVDWLGALLIAAGLGSMQMSVELLPARGLDAYTAGLLVLAAMALAALWQWERRCANPILPVEMFRDPGLAPLFKLAVFTGFTMFALLLYAPLLFQGGFGYSPKQAGVLITPLVVCITVGSILNGRIVTRIPRPNNMLYAGFGMLALSCLGLSQATRGMPHGVLMAIMLVGGLGLGFIMPNLTVFAQQTAGREHLGIATAMLQSLRMVGGMVGTAIVGTLVTRSYTGGVEQALSGAHASQWASRMADPQVLIDKASQLALLGQLEQAGHNGALLLEQARMSLVGSIHLGLVVAGAAAALGVWCARQVPSIKLTRSSAPAMAAE
- a CDS encoding DUF2182 domain-containing protein, encoding MSRLDNVLGRERAITSLGIVAIVALSWGYLWAGAGTGMSALDMTAVTLFPHRLPGDVAGMDTPLVTVILMWWVMMIAMMTPSAAPVVLLYRRVLRHHGTSAGGPAATSVLLLAGYLTAWLGFAIGAALLQLALQPTGLISAMMLWSKSALLSASVLLAAGVYQFLPIKRACLAQCRAPATFLVAHWRPGVAGSFVLGLRHGAYCVGCCWMLMALLFVGGIMNIVWIAALSLVVFIEKILPGGERAGRVLGALLIIWAAATLLV
- a CDS encoding DUF1326 domain-containing protein; the protein is MTPWEIQGTELINCNCAYGCPCQFNALPTKGFCEAMGAISISDGYYGEVRLDGLNIAVVFQWPGPIHEGKGKCQPIVDERATPDQREAVLKIMTGQDTEPFATMFAVFASTLEQAFDPIFTRIDFDVDVDARRGRIHVEGVFDTVGEPIRNPVTGADHRARIDLPHGFEYELAEIGSGTSRSQGNIALELNGTYAQFARLHMNNQGLIRHRTAA
- a CDS encoding transposase, translating into MNRRYSEEQIRAYLAEAASGVPVRELCARYGFSDASFYGWRSRYGAPGTSEARDGRKLRELQEENARLKSMLADALLQLELMRNRSGRRGTHGKDR